The proteins below are encoded in one region of Brachyspira intermedia PWS/A:
- the hpf gene encoding ribosome hibernation-promoting factor, HPF/YfiA family yields MHQNIIGKNVRITKNVREHIANKMQNIKIHADRIIDANIICDYMHGEYTVQGTIAFGKKVFHDKEKEKDLYVAIDAMFQKIEREIRKSKERNIDRSQRAVVDKSVQADEDDDAYSINSVGIYEKPLDELDAVLHFNSDKKPYMAYLPIKQGEDLFSIKIGKFPVFLFKGNDNKVLEVYNKDEEYWNIDEVSVTPDNHIDASKSENYLIKEYNVSEAVNYLTENADKKFVVYISSITEQAEALYKESDNSFVLIRMFDI; encoded by the coding sequence ATGCATCAAAATATCATTGGAAAGAACGTAAGAATCACTAAAAATGTTAGAGAACATATAGCAAATAAGATGCAAAATATCAAAATACATGCTGATAGAATAATAGACGCCAATATTATCTGCGACTATATGCATGGTGAATATACTGTACAAGGCACTATAGCTTTCGGTAAAAAAGTATTTCATGATAAAGAAAAAGAAAAAGATTTATATGTAGCAATAGATGCTATGTTTCAAAAGATAGAAAGAGAAATAAGAAAATCAAAAGAAAGAAATATAGACAGAAGCCAAAGAGCTGTTGTAGATAAATCAGTACAGGCAGATGAAGATGATGATGCTTATTCAATCAATTCTGTAGGAATATACGAAAAACCTTTAGATGAGCTTGATGCTGTATTACACTTTAATAGCGATAAAAAACCTTATATGGCTTATTTACCTATTAAACAAGGTGAAGATTTATTCAGCATAAAAATAGGAAAATTCCCTGTATTCTTGTTTAAAGGCAATGACAATAAAGTACTTGAAGTATACAATAAAGATGAAGAATATTGGAACATCGATGAAGTTAGTGTAACTCCTGATAATCATATAGATGCAAGTAAAAGCGAAAATTATTTGATAAAAGAATACAATGTAAGTGAAGCTGTAAATTATCTTACAGAAAATGCTGATAAAAAATTTGTTGTTTATATAAGCAGCATAACAGAACAAGCAGAGGCTTTATATAAAGAATCTGATAATTCATTTGTTCTAATAAGAATGTTTGATATTTAA
- a CDS encoding PTS sugar transporter subunit IIA — protein MSLIDYINKDSIMIDVQETDKERLLSKMVERLDECKLLVSKDDAEHAIMAREQLMSTGVGNGIAIPHAKTDAVKSIVLSVATIKNGINYKSVDKKKVFAVFMLLAPKTSASENLKVLTAIAKILRDNPHFLEKLINVEKPEEIMELIAKEEMKI, from the coding sequence ATGAGTTTGATAGATTACATAAATAAAGATTCCATAATGATAGATGTTCAGGAAACTGACAAAGAGCGTCTTCTCTCTAAAATGGTTGAGCGATTAGATGAATGCAAATTACTCGTCAGTAAAGATGATGCTGAACATGCTATTATGGCTAGAGAACAATTAATGAGTACCGGAGTTGGTAATGGTATAGCAATACCTCATGCTAAAACAGATGCTGTAAAAAGTATTGTACTTAGTGTGGCAACTATAAAAAATGGTATAAATTATAAATCTGTAGATAAGAAAAAAGTATTTGCAGTTTTTATGCTTCTAGCCCCAAAAACTTCAGCAAGTGAAAATTTAAAAGTGCTTACTGCAATAGCTAAAATATTAAGAGACAATCCTCATTTCTTGGAAAAACTTATAAATGTTGAAAAACCTGAAGAGATTATGGAACTCATTGCTAAAGAGGAAATGAAAATATAA
- the hprK gene encoding HPr(Ser) kinase/phosphatase, with translation MSKISVSKFLELNELRNNTLKIRRLTGLIGMENSIIGYDINRPGMALFKYFKDFAYERIQILGKGEANYIITLDEENKIDVFEEMLSYKIPICIFTYNITPPESFIEIAKKNNICVIISELKTSDMIRGIESLIEEEFVESFTIHGGLVEVFGVGVLILGKSGVGKSEATLELISKGHRLISDDTVEFKKLKDGRIIGRKNEYIKHNMEVRGIGVVDISRLSGMSAIRDKKRLDLIIELEHWKDNEQYDRMGLIDKTYNILNTEVPYQKIPVRSGRNVCILIETAAKNYRLKQMGYNSAKELDKALIAQIEKKRTDSTNNY, from the coding sequence ATGTCTAAAATAAGCGTATCTAAATTCTTAGAACTTAATGAATTAAGAAATAATACTCTCAAAATAAGACGTTTAACAGGTCTTATAGGAATGGAAAATAGTATAATAGGCTATGATATAAATAGACCTGGTATGGCTTTGTTTAAATATTTCAAAGATTTTGCATATGAAAGAATACAAATATTAGGAAAGGGTGAAGCTAATTACATAATAACCCTAGATGAAGAAAATAAAATAGATGTATTTGAAGAAATGCTTAGTTACAAAATACCTATATGCATATTCACTTACAATATAACTCCTCCTGAATCATTCATAGAAATAGCTAAAAAAAATAATATATGTGTAATAATAAGCGAATTAAAAACATCAGATATGATTAGAGGTATAGAATCCCTAATAGAAGAAGAATTTGTTGAATCTTTCACTATACATGGCGGACTTGTAGAAGTTTTCGGTGTAGGAGTTTTAATTTTAGGTAAAAGTGGAGTTGGAAAGAGTGAGGCTACTTTAGAGCTTATATCAAAAGGACATAGACTTATATCAGATGATACAGTTGAATTTAAAAAATTAAAAGATGGTAGAATAATTGGAAGAAAAAACGAATATATAAAGCATAACATGGAAGTACGAGGAATTGGAGTAGTAGATATAAGCAGACTTTCAGGTATGAGTGCCATCAGAGATAAAAAAAGACTTGATTTAATAATAGAACTTGAACATTGGAAAGATAATGAACAATATGATAGAATGGGATTAATCGATAAAACTTATAATATATTAAATACTGAAGTGCCTTATCAAAAGATTCCTGTTCGTTCCGGAAGAAATGTATGCATACTTATAGAAACCGCTGCTAAAAACTATAGACTAAAGCAGATGGGATATAATAGTGCTAAAGAATTAGATAAGGCATTAATAGCACAAATAGAAAAGAAGAGAACAGATTCTACAAATAATTATTGA
- the rsmH gene encoding 16S rRNA (cytosine(1402)-N(4))-methyltransferase RsmH — MDNNEELEIVHTPVMLKEVLSFIPENAKIAIDATLGEGGHTKAMLDLNLEVHSFERDSAILEIAKKRLKNYDKFHYYNNTYDKMIEELDDSIIGNVDFMLYDLGVSLFHFKKAERGFSFKDNVRLDMRLGLNEKSAYDVINGYSEEELERIFRDYGEISNARKMANVIIKERNRRKIETSRELENIIFHNTDKSQRYGKIHPATLVFQAIRIEVNDELNILEKSISNIPSILKPNGVVVVMSYHSLEDRIIKRFFKENEKTKNKDGIFKLLNNKVKLPTNEEIKSNPASRSAKMRIAQKL, encoded by the coding sequence ATGGATAATAATGAAGAATTAGAGATAGTGCATACACCTGTTATGCTTAAAGAAGTTTTGAGCTTCATACCAGAGAATGCTAAAATAGCCATTGATGCCACATTAGGAGAGGGCGGACATACTAAGGCAATGCTCGATTTAAATCTTGAAGTTCATAGTTTTGAAAGAGATTCAGCCATTCTTGAAATAGCTAAAAAAAGACTTAAAAATTATGACAAGTTCCATTACTATAATAATACTTATGATAAGATGATAGAAGAACTTGATGATAGTATAATTGGAAATGTTGATTTTATGCTTTATGATTTGGGTGTGTCTTTATTTCATTTCAAAAAAGCTGAAAGAGGCTTTTCTTTTAAAGATAATGTAAGACTTGATATGAGGCTTGGACTCAATGAAAAAAGTGCTTATGATGTTATAAACGGATATAGCGAAGAAGAATTGGAGAGAATATTTAGAGATTACGGAGAAATAAGCAATGCTAGAAAAATGGCTAATGTTATAATAAAAGAAAGAAATAGAAGAAAAATAGAAACATCAAGAGAATTAGAAAATATAATATTTCATAATACTGATAAATCTCAAAGATACGGTAAAATTCACCCTGCAACTTTAGTTTTTCAGGCTATAAGAATAGAAGTTAATGATGAGCTTAATATACTTGAAAAATCAATATCAAATATACCTTCTATACTTAAACCCAATGGGGTAGTTGTGGTAATGAGCTATCATTCTTTAGAAGATAGGATAATAAAGAGATTTTTTAAAGAAAATGAGAAAACTAAGAATAAAGATGGTATATTTAAACTTCTAAATAATAAAGTTAAACTTCCGACAAATGAAGAAATAAAATCTAATCCTGCAAGCAGAAGTGCTAAGATGAGAATAGCTCAAAAGCTGTAA
- a CDS encoding HdeD family acid-resistance protein: MGKLGRVLWLIFGILLIISGIATLFNPIETVLMLAYIIGFLTIFSGISAIFYYFSLRDKSGSTLILLDGIVSTICGIIIISNLQISGAFVPYMAAFFVIVRGVVAISSSIELKKFGYNQWGLSMFSGILTLIAGIILTFNPILGAVYVSVVLGLALILYGIITLQLWFAFGKFFKI, encoded by the coding sequence ATGGGAAAATTAGGAAGAGTTCTATGGCTCATTTTTGGCATTCTATTAATAATATCAGGAATAGCTACATTATTTAATCCAATAGAAACCGTTTTGATGTTAGCTTATATAATAGGATTTTTAACAATATTCTCTGGAATAAGTGCTATATTCTATTACTTTAGTTTAAGAGATAAATCAGGTTCTACCTTAATTTTATTAGATGGTATAGTATCAACAATATGTGGTATTATAATTATTTCTAATTTACAAATAAGCGGTGCATTTGTACCTTATATGGCTGCTTTCTTTGTAATAGTAAGAGGAGTTGTTGCAATATCTTCTTCTATTGAACTTAAGAAGTTCGGATATAATCAATGGGGTCTTTCTATGTTCAGCGGAATACTTACTTTGATTGCAGGGATAATTTTAACTTTCAATCCTATACTCGGTGCTGTTTATGTTAGTGTTGTACTTGGATTAGCTTTAATACTATATGGTATAATAACATTACAATTATGGTTCGCTTTCGGTAAATTCTTTAAAATATAA
- a CDS encoding (2Fe-2S)-binding protein — MFEKNLNSTICFCKNIKYKEVIDAIKENNYTTLEEVMHHTKAGITCWSCRGDIKDLLEEYKKTGKILSIKNQ, encoded by the coding sequence ATGTTTGAAAAGAATTTAAATAGCACTATATGCTTTTGTAAAAATATAAAATATAAAGAAGTTATTGATGCAATTAAAGAAAATAACTATACAACATTAGAAGAAGTTATGCATCATACAAAAGCCGGCATTACCTGCTGGAGCTGTAGAGGAGATATCAAAGATTTATTAGAAGAGTACAAAAAAACTGGAAAAATATTAAGTATAAAAAATCAATAA
- a CDS encoding (2Fe-2S)-binding protein — protein sequence MTNNDFICKCKELSLEEIKSLEKEYGIKTLKELVQHTKAGTECGGCRNKLKEIFKFNLK from the coding sequence TTGACAAATAATGATTTTATATGCAAATGTAAAGAACTTTCTCTTGAAGAGATAAAATCTTTAGAAAAAGAATACGGTATAAAAACATTAAAAGAACTTGTACAACATACCAAAGCAGGAACAGAATGTGGTGGATGCCGAAATAAATTGAAAGAAATATTTAAATTCAATTTAAAATAA
- a CDS encoding transketolase family protein, translating into MEKKAIRNAYGEALKRLGEINKNVVVLDADLSGSTMTKLFKSAFPDRFFNMGIAEQNMMGAAAGLAIEGKIPFASTFAMFGAGRAFEIIRNSICYPKLNVKVAVTHSGISVGEDGASHQSIEDISLMRSIPNMIVIVPCDAVEAEKAVFAAAEYDGPCYLRMARPATNIITKEDTPFKIGKANVLREGKDVCIFACGIVVSEALEAAQMAEKDGISVTVVDVHTIKPIDREIVVEMAKKHKKLISVEEHSIIGGLGSAISEVLTDEYPAKLIRVGIKDTFGESGTVEELINKYGLNAKAIYDTFK; encoded by the coding sequence ATGGAAAAAAAGGCAATAAGAAATGCTTATGGTGAGGCTTTGAAACGCCTTGGAGAAATAAATAAAAATGTTGTAGTTTTAGACGCTGATTTATCTGGTTCTACTATGACAAAACTTTTTAAATCTGCTTTCCCTGATAGATTTTTTAATATGGGAATAGCTGAACAAAATATGATGGGAGCTGCTGCAGGACTTGCTATTGAAGGAAAAATCCCTTTTGCTTCTACTTTTGCTATGTTCGGAGCAGGAAGAGCTTTTGAAATTATTAGAAACTCTATTTGCTATCCTAAATTAAATGTTAAAGTTGCAGTTACTCATTCTGGTATATCAGTTGGTGAAGACGGTGCTAGCCATCAAAGTATTGAAGATATATCTTTAATGCGTTCTATACCAAATATGATAGTTATTGTACCTTGCGATGCTGTTGAGGCTGAAAAAGCTGTATTTGCCGCTGCTGAATATGACGGACCATGCTATTTAAGAATGGCTAGACCTGCTACTAATATAATAACAAAAGAGGATACACCTTTCAAAATAGGAAAAGCTAATGTTCTTAGAGAAGGTAAAGATGTATGTATATTTGCTTGTGGAATAGTGGTATCAGAGGCTTTAGAGGCTGCTCAAATGGCTGAAAAAGACGGAATATCTGTTACTGTTGTTGATGTTCATACTATAAAGCCTATAGACAGAGAAATTGTTGTTGAGATGGCTAAGAAACATAAAAAACTTATTAGTGTTGAAGAGCATTCTATAATAGGCGGACTTGGTTCTGCTATATCTGAAGTTTTAACTGATGAATATCCTGCTAAACTTATAAGAGTAGGTATAAAAGATACTTTCGGCGAATCAGGAACGGTTGAAGAGCTTATTAATAAATATGGTCTTAATGCAAAGGCTATTTATGATACTTTTAAATAA
- a CDS encoding transketolase: MSSLNTQIRKDIVSMVYNANSGHIGGSLSLVEIMHTLYFKIMNIDPKNPKMDGRDIFIMSKGHASAVLYSTLAHRGFFSTDELLTYRKLGSRLQGHPSKKNLECIEASTGSLGQGVCIALGAALGYKLDKKDAKVFVIAGDGEAQEGTFWESAMAAANYKLDNYTLIIDHNGLQIDGKNDEVMSLGDLEAKMKAFGFETYVVDGHNEKELEEVFNKKVSGKPKCVIAQTVKGKGVSFMENNVGWHGKAPNKEEYEKAMEELNKLD, encoded by the coding sequence ATGTCTTCTTTAAATACTCAAATAAGAAAAGATATAGTAAGTATGGTTTATAATGCCAATTCAGGACATATAGGTGGTTCTTTATCATTGGTAGAGATAATGCATACTTTATATTTTAAGATTATGAATATCGATCCTAAAAATCCAAAAATGGACGGCAGGGATATATTTATTATGTCTAAAGGACATGCTTCTGCAGTACTTTATTCTACATTAGCACATAGAGGATTTTTCTCAACAGATGAGCTTTTAACTTATAGAAAATTAGGTTCAAGACTTCAAGGGCACCCTTCCAAAAAGAATTTAGAATGTATCGAGGCTTCTACAGGTTCTTTAGGACAAGGTGTTTGTATAGCTTTAGGTGCTGCTTTAGGATATAAATTAGATAAAAAAGATGCTAAAGTTTTTGTTATAGCTGGAGATGGAGAGGCTCAGGAAGGTACTTTCTGGGAATCTGCCATGGCTGCTGCTAATTACAAGCTTGATAATTATACTCTTATTATAGACCATAACGGATTGCAGATAGATGGTAAGAATGATGAAGTTATGAGTCTAGGTGATTTAGAAGCTAAGATGAAAGCATTCGGTTTTGAAACTTATGTTGTTGATGGACATAATGAAAAAGAACTTGAAGAAGTATTTAATAAAAAAGTATCTGGAAAGCCTAAATGTGTAATTGCTCAAACAGTTAAAGGTAAAGGCGTATCATTTATGGAAAATAATGTAGGCTGGCATGGAAAAGCTCCTAACAAAGAAGAATATGAAAAGGCTATGGAAGAGTTGAATAAACTTGATTAA
- a CDS encoding GIY-YIG nuclease family protein yields MEDNKSYYVYIILCENNSYYTGITNDLVNRFNKHAKGRGANYTKFRKPLKYLSAWKVENVNIALSVEHYIKTMDKKVKTMFIENNRLLKSYYIKEMKNKKKDLNISISIRSVSKKDIEHINNIFHKE; encoded by the coding sequence ATGGAAGATAATAAAAGTTATTATGTCTATATAATACTTTGTGAAAATAATTCATACTATACAGGCATTACTAATGATCTTGTCAATAGATTTAATAAACACGCAAAGGGTAGGGGAGCTAATTATACAAAATTTCGTAAGCCATTAAAATATCTTTCGGCTTGGAAGGTTGAGAATGTTAATATTGCTTTGAGTGTAGAGCATTATATAAAGACTATGGATAAAAAAGTAAAAACTATGTTTATAGAAAATAATAGACTCCTTAAAAGTTATTATATAAAAGAAATGAAAAATAAAAAGAAAGATCTTAACATCAGTATAAGTATTAGAAGTGTTAGTAAAAAGGATATAGAACATATAAATAATATATTTCATAAAGAATAG
- a CDS encoding cytidylyltransferase domain-containing protein, with the protein MKKIVIILASRLGSTRLPQKALKPMANCDSMLELIIKRLRSSKRANDVIVATEEKSYEAFKNIFDKLKCSYFVGSEEDVLNRYRKAAEEFNADIVVRATGDNPLVSVKALDMIIDYHIEKNADLSHYDLLPYGSGVEVINYEALKIADDNSKDAFEHEHITQYHYRNPDKFKIENPEVKEEFAMPELRTTVDTIEDYNNVCKIFEKYNNDIYVDVDTIISDIRNGR; encoded by the coding sequence ATGAAAAAGATAGTTATTATACTTGCTTCAAGATTGGGTTCTACAAGACTTCCGCAAAAGGCATTAAAACCTATGGCTAATTGCGATAGTATGCTTGAACTTATTATTAAAAGATTAAGAAGTTCTAAAAGGGCTAATGATGTAATTGTAGCTACTGAAGAAAAATCTTATGAGGCTTTTAAAAATATATTTGATAAATTGAAATGCAGTTATTTTGTTGGAAGTGAAGAAGATGTTTTAAATAGATATAGAAAAGCCGCTGAAGAGTTTAATGCTGATATAGTTGTGCGTGCTACAGGAGATAATCCTTTGGTGAGTGTTAAAGCATTGGATATGATTATAGATTATCATATAGAAAAAAATGCTGATTTGAGCCATTATGATTTACTTCCTTATGGCAGCGGTGTGGAAGTGATAAATTATGAGGCTTTAAAAATTGCCGATGATAATTCCAAAGATGCTTTTGAGCATGAGCATATCACACAGTATCATTATAGAAACCCTGATAAATTCAAAATAGAAAATCCTGAAGTTAAAGAAGAATTTGCTATGCCTGAACTTAGAACTACAGTTGATACTATTGAAGATTATAATAATGTATGTAAAATCTTTGAAAAATATAATAATGATATATATGTAGATGTTGATACTATAATAAGCGATATAAGAAATGGAAGATAA
- the kdsA gene encoding 3-deoxy-8-phosphooctulonate synthase: MIFDYKGITNKNKDLIFVAGPCVIESEEMTMTIAKKLKEIKDKLNIQLIFKGSFDKANRTSLSSFRGLGMKEGLQILQNVGKEFNFLTLTDIHVPTDAEEAAKYVDFLQIPAFLCRQTDMLRAACETGKAVNVKKGQFISGYDCKYIADKCTDAINENRLFLCERGTMFGYGNLVVDMKNLEIMKNYAPVMYDATHSLQMPSANNGQSGGAREFIPAILKSAVALGIDAVFMEVHPNPDKSPSDSGTIFDLNKVEELWTKVIKINDLVKSL, translated from the coding sequence ATGATTTTTGATTATAAAGGCATTACTAATAAAAATAAAGATTTAATATTTGTTGCTGGTCCTTGTGTTATAGAAAGCGAAGAAATGACAATGACTATAGCAAAAAAATTAAAAGAGATAAAGGATAAATTAAATATACAATTAATTTTCAAAGGAAGTTTTGATAAAGCAAACAGAACATCTCTTTCATCTTTCAGAGGGCTTGGAATGAAAGAAGGACTTCAAATACTTCAGAATGTTGGTAAAGAATTTAATTTTCTTACTTTAACAGATATACATGTTCCTACAGATGCTGAAGAAGCTGCTAAATATGTTGACTTTTTGCAGATACCAGCTTTTTTATGCAGACAAACTGATATGTTAAGAGCGGCATGCGAAACTGGAAAGGCTGTTAATGTTAAGAAAGGACAATTCATAAGCGGTTACGATTGTAAATATATAGCTGATAAATGTACTGATGCTATCAATGAAAATAGACTTTTTTTATGTGAAAGAGGTACTATGTTCGGATATGGTAATTTAGTTGTAGATATGAAGAATTTGGAGATAATGAAAAATTATGCACCTGTTATGTATGATGCTACTCATTCACTTCAAATGCCTTCTGCTAATAATGGACAATCTGGAGGAGCTAGAGAGTTCATACCTGCTATATTGAAATCGGCTGTTGCTTTGGGAATAGACGCTGTATTTATGGAGGTGCATCCTAATCCTGATAAAAGCCCTTCAGATTCGGGCACTATATTTGATTTGAATAAGGTTGAGGAATTGTGGACTAAGGTTATAAAGATCAATGATTTAGTTAAGAGTTTGTAA
- a CDS encoding GNAT family N-acetyltransferase has protein sequence MIKLIEMKENLENRDFYKQLYNDAFPPEERWNFDMTLENKDNHNYKFYAILDDDVPIGLTMLWDLDDFNYGEYLAIDKNLRGKKYGSEVLTKILEILSNKLIVIEVEPYDLNEIAQKRIEWYKRFGLILADHEYDMPCINENQEISTMKMKIMTSRKIQDKEEHDNITKIIYNKVYKPRLDEIDKWK, from the coding sequence ATGATTAAATTGATTGAAATGAAAGAAAATTTAGAAAACAGAGATTTTTATAAGCAATTATATAACGATGCTTTTCCTCCTGAAGAAAGATGGAATTTCGATATGACTTTAGAAAATAAGGATAATCATAATTATAAATTTTATGCTATATTAGATGATGATGTTCCTATAGGCTTAACTATGCTATGGGATTTGGACGATTTCAATTATGGTGAATATTTGGCAATAGATAAAAATTTAAGAGGCAAAAAATATGGTTCTGAAGTACTTACTAAAATACTAGAAATACTAAGCAATAAATTAATAGTTATAGAAGTAGAGCCTTATGATTTAAATGAAATCGCACAAAAACGCATAGAATGGTATAAAAGATTCGGACTAATACTCGCCGATCATGAATATGATATGCCTTGTATAAATGAAAATCAGGAAATATCAACTATGAAAATGAAAATAATGACAAGCAGAAAGATACAGGATAAAGAAGAGCATGACAATATCACAAAAATAATATATAATAAGGTATACAAGCCTAGATTAGATGAAATAGATAAATGGAAATAG
- a CDS encoding GNAT family N-acetyltransferase: protein MEIELIESIDSSNYNEEIIKDSFNIRENWSLKESLNNNKIKKNLYDIKKDNIHIGVCLSWLLEEFTYIEYFAIERKYRCMGYGSAALKKLIKMYDNIILEVVPEDTNDLAYRRVNWYRSLGFYLYNDTYPYPYFLDNGEVTFIDFRLMSSNELTSYEYKKIVNLLHKNIYNLY from the coding sequence ATGGAAATAGAATTAATAGAAAGTATTGATTCTTCAAACTATAATGAAGAAATTATAAAAGACTCTTTTAATATCCGTGAAAATTGGAGTTTAAAAGAGTCTTTAAATAATAACAAAATCAAAAAAAATCTTTATGACATTAAAAAAGATAATATCCATATAGGCGTTTGCTTGTCTTGGCTTCTTGAAGAATTTACATATATAGAATATTTCGCCATAGAAAGAAAATATAGATGTATGGGTTATGGTTCTGCTGCATTGAAAAAATTAATAAAAATGTATGATAATATAATATTAGAAGTTGTGCCTGAAGATACTAATGACTTAGCATATAGGAGAGTAAATTGGTATAGATCTTTAGGCTTCTATTTATATAATGATACATATCCATATCCTTATTTTCTTGATAATGGAGAAGTTACATTTATAGATTTCAGATTAATGTCATCGAATGAACTTACAAGTTATGAATACAAAAAAATAGTTAATCTTCTTCATAAGAATATATATAATTTATATTGA